The window TATACTATGAAAACTGAACAGATAGGGCAAATATTGCTTAAAGACAAGAAAATAACGGAAAAAGAGCTTTCTTCAGTTTTATCAGAACAGAAAAAAAGCGGTGAACGGCTCGGGAAACTGCTGATAAAACACGGGCATGCGAAGGAAAAAGATATACTTGAAGCTCTTTCCCGCCAGTTCAACATCCCTGTTGAAGATATCTCAAGGCTTAAGATTGATGTTACTTTGGCAGAGAAAGTGCCTGCAAAGTTCGCTTACAGGCACAAAATAGCTCCTGTAAACCAGGAAAACGGCGTATTAACGGTAGCTGTCACTGACCCGCTTAACCTGCATGCTCTTGACGATTTAAGGCTTATTCTTGAATGCGGCATAAGGCCCGTTTTATGCCCGGAAGCGGATATCCTTAAATCCTTAAAAACTATTTATGGTGTCGGGGGCCAAACTATAGAAGAACTGGCAGATAAAGAAACAAAAACAATAAGCGGGGGCCCGCTGCATTTAGAGGAAGTAAAAACGCTGGCAGAAACAAACACAGGAGATGCTTCCATAATAAATTTTGTGAACCAATTAATATGCGAAGCGCACCAGGACAGGGCTACGGACATACACCTGGAACCTTTTGAGGATGACCTTATAGTCCGCTACAGGATAGACGGCATCCTGCATGAAATACCAACGCCTGCTTCCTTAAAAACTTTCCAGTCATCAATAACCTCAAGAATAAAGATAATGGCGGATATGAACATCGCAGAAAAACGGCTCCCGCAGGACGGCAGGATACAATTCAACATAAACGGGGAAACCGTTGATATACGCGTTTCAACCCTTCCTATACTGCACGGTGAAAGCATAGATTTAAGGATACTGCCGAGAGGCCAGATGTTCATCGGGCTTGGAGAGCTGGGCCTTTCAAAAGAATATTTGACAGCGATAGAAAAACTCATTAAAAAACCGCACGGCATAATACTTGCCACAGGCCCTACAGGCCATGGTAAGACCACGACACTTTATGCGTGCTTAAGCAAGATAAACTTCCCTGACAAAAAAATAATTACGGTGGAAGACCCTATCGAATACCAGCTTAAGGGAGTAAACCAGGTGCCTGTAAACTCAAAAATAGGATTATCATTCGCAAACGGCCTGCGCTCGATCTTAAGGCAGGACCCGGACGTTATAATGGTAGGCGAAATAAGGGACCAGGAAACAGCCGAGATAGCCATAAGGGCCTCTTTGACCGGGCATCTTGTTTTCAGCACCCTTCATACGAATGACTCGGCAGGGGCTGTAACACGCCTTGTGGATATGGGCATAGAGCCTTACCTTGTCTCATCTTCTGTTGAAGCTGTACTCGCGCAAAGGCTTATACGGCTTGTCTGCCCGAAATGCAAGGTGCAGGACACCTCAGATAAAGACTTCCTTACAAAGCTGGGGTTCAGGGATATTGAAAGAAACACTATAATCTATAAGGCAAGCAAAGGCTGTGATGAATGCAGGCATACCGGATACAAAGGCCGCACAGGCATCTATGAGTTAATGCTCCTTGATGACGATCTGCGCCGCTTAGTCTTAGAGAAAACCTCAGCCGGAAATATAAGAAAAGAAGCCTTGAAAAAGAATATGAAGACACTGAGGGATGACGGTTTCAGAAAAATCCTGGCAGGCCTTACCACTATAGAAGAAGTCTTAAGAGTAACGCAGGAAGAAAATTTTTAAAAAGACAATGTATTGGCATTTAGCTGGTAGTATTGATTGTAAAAATATTATTTGAAAACCTTATCGGAAGTGGGCTAAGGACAACCATGATAGCTTTTATATATTACTAAGAAAATTACTTATATCATCATGGTCGCCAACTAGAATAAATTCGACCAAATCATTTGATAAACGAAAAATTATTCTGTCTTTAAGATTCACTCTTATTTCCCAAAAATCCTTTCTAAGATGTTTTAAACCAAGCCCTTGAGGATTTTGTTTACATTCTAAAGCAAAAACCAGCTGTTTTATTGCATCTTTAATTCTTGTTTTTTTTTCAGGCGTTAATTTCTTTATTGACTTGATAAATAATGATTTTTGTTCTTAGCGCATTTTACAATTTAGCTAAAGCTTTTAAAAATGAATCAGAATCCTTATAGACTCTACTCTTTTTATCAGCGAGCTTTTCAATCTTAAACCATTCTTCTTTACTAAAATCCTTTTCCATATCAGTAATAAGCTCTTCCAGAATTATCTTTTTTTCTTGTTTAGGAAGCGTCCTAATTGCAGAAACAAGAGCTTCTGCCCGAACAATATGAACATTCATTTAACCTCCGTAAGTCCGTAAGTGTATTTTATTTTTATAAATTTCTTGATATATCATACTATTATATCTTTATCTAAGTCAATATTCCCGGCATCTGCGAATTTACGTCCCCTAATTGGGAAGGGTAATACAGACGCTGGTTCCTTCGCCTTCTTTGCTGTTTATTTTGATCTCGCCGTGATGAAGCTCCACTATCTGCTTTGAGATAGAAAGCCCGATACCAGTTCCACGGGCTTTGGTGGAAAAAAACGGGTCAAAAACTTTATCGAGCGCATCTTTTGCAATACCTACCCCATTATCTTTAATAACAACAAAAACCGAGTTATCTTCGACTTTCAAAGACAGGCCTACCTCGCCTTTGTTATTTAAAACCGCGTCAAAAGCATTGTTCAGTATATTGCCGAATAGTTCTTTCATCTGGAACTCGTCCGCTTTAATTACCGCCTCTTTTAGAGGACCGTATTCCTTATTCACCCTGACAGATTTGTTTGTATGCCTTGCATAAGCGCTTTCTATGCATTCATTAAGAACATTTATCAAATTTACCTTTTCATACTGGGGCTGTTTTATCCTTGAATAGAATAAAAGGTTGTTTATAATCTGGTTGGAATCTATCACCTTTTTTTGTATCGTTGCAAGGTGGCTCTCAAGAGCAGGGTCCTGAGCTTTTCTTTTTATATTATACGCTGCCATGTTTATAGCGGCAAGAGGATTCCTCAGTTCATGGGCTACTGTGGTGGCCAATGTGCCTATATCAGACAGGCGCCTTGCTTTTTCAAGTTCAAAGCGCGCGTTTAATAACGCCAGGGTTCTTTCTTTTACCAGGTTTTCAATAGTTTCTTTATCACGCTTAAGCACATCTTCTGCCTGCTTGCGCCGCATAGCTACAGCTACAAGGTCTGAAACAGCCTTCATAACGAATATCTCATCCTGCCTGAATGCTTTGCGGGCGCTGGTTCCGAAAGAGATCGTTCCTATAAGTTTATCTTCTACCAAAAGCGGATGGCAGCAGTAAGCAAGCACTCCGTAACTCTCCACAAGCTTTGTCCGCGGGTCTTTAGTTGTTGGTATATCCTGCACTATAATTCGTTTGCGGTCGCGGGCAACACAACCGCAGACAGCCACCCCAAAATCTAGCCATTCGATTTTTTTTGCCTCTTCTTTTGCTATACCGTAATAAGAATTAAGTTTTAACCTGTTTTTACCCTCGTCAAAAAGAAAATTAAAAAAGAACTGGCAGTCAAGGAGCTCCATGGCATTCCGGCATATCTCCTGAATTAATTTCTGAGGTTCCACAGCTTCAAGCAGTTTAGAAGCTGATTCCGACAACAAAGTTTGATACCTCCCGGACCATTGCAGGAATTTTTCCGCTTTATTCTTGGCTTCTTTATCGCGAAGAACCATTATGCCGTAAGAAAGGACGCTGGCAAGCTCAGAAAGAAGGTTTATCTCGTTTTCAGAGAAATCATCCTCATTTTTTGAATATATGGAAACCGCCCCAAAAACTTTTTTGCCCGCTTTTAAAGGAAAAACTATAGAAGAGGAATACCCCCTCTTCAGGGCTTCATCGCGCCAGGGCTTAAAATTTGGGTTCTGGTCCATATTTGCGCATTTAATTATTTCTCCCGTGCGGATAGCCGTGCCTGTGGGCCCCCGGCCATGCTCGGTGTCTGACCACGTAATACCCGCTTTTTCAAGGTACCCATCTTCAAAACCAGCGAAGGCCACGGGCCGGACGGTTTTAGCTTCATCTTCTTCAGCAAACCCTATCCAGGTCATTGTATGGCCGCAATCCTCAACTATTATCTTACAAACCTCTTTTAAATAGGAATCTTCGTCCTTTGCCTTGACTATAGCCTGGCTTGAATGGCTTAACGCAAGAAGAGTGCGGTTCAGCCTGCGAAAATCCTCTTCCTTTTTTTTACGTTCTATTGAATACCTGATACTGCGCAGCAGTAAATCGGCATTTAGATGATTCTTAGATAGATAATCCGCGGCATTATTCTTTAGAGCCAGTGTGCCTGTGCTCTCATCTTCCTGGCTGGTTAACATAATAATGGGTAAATCAGGATAAAGCGCGGTGAGTTTATTAAGCCCTTCAAACCCGTGGCTGTCAGGCAAATTAAGGTCAAGAAGGATAGCATTGAACTTTACTTCTTTAAGAAGTTTTAAACCTTCTGCTATACTGCCGGCAGACGGTATTTTAATGATTTGGGCAGAGCTTTCCTTAAGCATCTCAGAGACAAGCCTGACATCTCCCGAGTTATCATCTATAATAAGAATATTCATATGGTTCTTGTGCATAAATCACCTTAATTAACTATCTATAGTTTCGGTGGCAGTTTAACCATGGTAAACCAGAACTCCTGGACCGATTTAGCCACTTTCATGAACTGGGTAAGGTCTACCGGCTTTGAAATATAACAGTTGGCGTGCAGGTTATAGGACTTTAGTATGTCCTCTTCAGATTTTGAAACCGTTAATACAACTACAGGTATAGACTTTAAAGAGTCATCGGTCTTTATCTCTTTTAGAACTTCGCGGCCGTCTTTTTTGGGAAGGTTAAGGTCTAATAAAATGAGGTCAGGCCTCGGCACTTTTGAGTATTTGCCTTCCTTCTTAAGAAAAGCTATTGCTTCAACTCCGTCTGTTACCACATGCAGGTTATTATACAGTTTCTGTTCTTTAAGCGCTTCGGTAGTCAGCCGTATATCCCCAGGATTGTCTTCCACCAGCAGGATCTCAATAGGCATAACATGATTTCCGTTCATTTTTCCTCCGTTTAATTATTCCTCTCCCCTACGGGGAGAGGTTAGGTGAGGGGGTGTTTACTTGATATTTTCTATTATCACCTTGCATACCCCGTCAATATTATTCAAAATATCCGTATTGCTAAATCTCAATACTCTTATCCCAATTTGATCTAACTCTTTACCCCTTCTCTCATCGCGTTTCTTATTTATCTCATCGTAATGTTGGCCGCCATCAGCCTCTATCGCTAATTTGTATTCAGGAGAATAAAAGTCCAAGATATATCTACCAACCGAAAATTGCCTTCTGAACTTAGCGCCTTCCAGGGACCTATTTCTCAAAACCGACCATAATTTCATTTCCCCTTCAGTTTGATTCTTCCGTAAATGGCGGCTCCTTTCAATATTATTTCTTTTCATTACCCCCTCACCCCTGCCCTCTCCCCCAAAGGTAGAGGGAATTTTGATGATATTGGCACTGTGAAGTAAAAGGTTGTGCCTTTGCCCTGTTCTGAATCAAGCCATATCCTTCCGCCTTCTGTCTCAACTATTTTTTTGCAGATTGAAAGGCCTATACCTGTCCCGGGGTATTTATCCCTGCCGTGCAGGCGTTGAAAAATAAGGAAAATACGGTCTTTGTACTGGGGCTCAATACCTATACCGTTATCTTTTACCGAGAACAACCATTCACCTGGCTCTTTTTTCGCGGCCACATGAATCTGCGGAGAATCTTCACCCCTGAACTTTATGGCATTTCCTATCAGGTTCTGGAAAAGCTGGATAAAATTGCTTTCGTTTCCGAATACAACAGGAAGTTTATCGTGTGTTATGACAGCTTTGCTTTCCTGTATGGTTTTGGCCATGATCTCTAAAACCCTTTCCAACACAGATTCAGTGTCAATTTCCACGTAAGTTTTTTCCCCGCGGCCTATCCGCGAGTAGGCAAGAAGGTCGTTTATCAGTTTCTGCATGCGTTTTGCGCCGTTGACTATGTACGCTATAAATTCATCTGCATCCGCATCCAGCTTATTTTTGTACCGCCTTTCCAAGAGCTCGGAATAGCTTGCCATCATCCTTAAAGGCTCCTGTAAGTCATGCGATGCGACGTAAGCAAATTGTTCCAGGTTCTCGTTAGAACGCTTTAAGTCGAGTTCCGTTTGCTTGCGCATTTCTATTTCAGCGTTCAATTCATTGCGCGAAGCCAGAGTATTTTTTAGGTCTGAAGTCATTTTATCAAACGTCCTTGAAAGCTGACCTATCTCATCTTTAAGGCTGGTTCCTACGCGGTAATCCAGGTTCCCGTTTCCAACTATTTCAGCTCCTTTTGACAAACTATTTATCGGCCTTGAAATAGATTGAGCTATGGAAAACGCCATAATCCCGCTAAGGACTGCGATTATAACAGCGATTATAACAACTAACAGCTTCAAATGTGTTACGTCTGAAAACGCTTCTTCAGCATCTATCTTTGCCACCATTCCCCAGTCAAGCGCCGGTATAGGCCTCCAGGCAGCTATAACTTTTTTCCCGCGGTAATCTATTAACTGCCCGCTTCCATCCCTGCCCTGTACCGCTTCCTGGATAGGGCCGCCGGCTTCCCCTCCAAGAGGAATGTGTTTCTTAAGCGCAGCTTCAGGTTCATGTCTTATAGGATTTAAGTATATCACGTCATTGTCTATTCTTTTGCCTATCAGGGTCTCCCCGGTTATACCGAGGCCGGTCCTGTCATCAATAAGTTTATAAATATCTGACATATCCACTTCAAAAGCTATAACGCCGATAAAAACATTTTTGAAATCAAAAGCCGGGGCCGTTACGAGCATCGCAAACTTGTTTCCTTCAGCCTTATCGAGAAATACGTCGGAAAAAAAGACTCCTTTTTTCCCTTCATCAAAGGCCTTTTGGCTGTCACCGACAAGTGGGTTTAGGACATCCTTCGTGTAATGTTCCGGGTTACTTGAATAAACGACTTTCCCTTCAGGGTTTACAAGCATAATATCTATTAGCCCTAAAACTGAAGTCATCTGACGCAGCTGTCCGTCCAGCATTGTTTTTGAAGCCACATATTCTTTGTTTTTGACTAGGCCTGATAACCTGCTTAGAACCGGAAGGTTTACTTTAATGTTATAAAAACCGTGGGATATTTCTATGTTGGATTTCAGGGATTTAAAGTAAGAATCTATTTTGTCTGCCTTAAACGCAGCCACATCCTGCAGCTGAGCCAGGCGCACACGTTCGATGGAATCTTTGTAATTATGAAAAGTCAAGGCGCTTATAAAGAATATAGGAATCAAGGTGACAGCAAGAAATAGAATGATAAGTTTTGACCTTATAAGCATAAAAAACCTATTCCCAATAAAACAAAGATTATGGCTGTATGTACTGCGATAGCTGAATTGACCCCGCTTATGTAGTAATAAAAAAAAGGCTGGTTAATTGCATAACCAGCTATCGCTATCAATCCGATTGAACCAATTATTACGCCTATAGTATTTAATATCGCCTTAAGCTTTTCAGGTTTAAAAGTTGTTATAATTCCCGCCGCAGCGATAAAGATAAAGCAGGCCATAGTGGGGACAGACGGGCGGCCCGGGACAACAGATTTGACCAGGTTTCCTGTGTCTTTAATGAATAAATCTTCTTCACCGGTATGGACCCCCAGGAGGGTCGAAAAAAACATCGTTCCCATTATAAGAATGACAAGCAAAGAAGCTATTGAAATAACAATGTAAGAGTTGTCTAATTCGCCTTCCTCCGCCTTTGCGATAAAATAAAGTATGACACCGCTTAAAAAAAATGTAAATGCCGTAGAAAACTTCATGGATATCCAGGCAGGTGAAATGCTTTTTAAGGCGCTGATATCAAATACCCAGCCAAGCATAACAGCGATGCCGGCACCGGCTGTGATTATTGATATTAATTTTGCTGTCTTTCTTTTGCTTTCAGGTTGCATGTTATTGTATTTAAAATACAATAAATTTTATAATTTTGAAAGGCTTTCAACAATAGCCAAATTCCACTTTTTGCTGACTTTTATCTGCTTTGCCCAAAAAAAGAACCATCCATTTCAACAACGGACGGTGCAATTTTGACTTAGTCCTTCTAAAAATTCTGAATATTGTCATTCCTGCGAAAGCAGGAATCCAGTTCTTCACCTGACACTCTAATCTAATTCATGGATTCCCATTTTCATGGGAATGACACCTTTTTTTGGCCCTGCTCATATTTTTTAATACAGTTGCCCGGCTTTAAAAATAAAATATATGCCTCCTGCTATCAGAAGCAAAGCCAGAGCTTTTTTTATTTTCACCATCCAATTGCCTGATTTAGGCAAAAAGGCTAAAAAGCTGCACGAAAAACCCAATACCAATAGAAGGGTGCTCATGCCAAGAGAAAACATAAACAACAGCAGGCCTCCGCTGATTATCGCTTTTTTTGTCGCCACCAGGAGCAGCAACCCTCCAAGAACCGGCGCAGTGCACGGCGATGCTACAAGCCCTGAGCTTACACCCATAAAAAAAGGAGTAAAAAAAGAAGGTTTGTCATTTACAGCCGTACTACCGCCTAAGCCGGGCAGGGGGATATAATACCAATCCATCATGTTCCCGCCCAGGGCCAGAACCATAATGCCAAAACCAAGGTACACATAGGGGTTTGTCGTCAGGCTGCCAAACATCTTTCCGGTAAGGGCTGCTATCATGCCTAAAGCGGTGTAGACTAAAGCCAGCCCAACTACATAAAATACCGCCCCTCGTATGCGCGCTCCTACACTTCCCGAAAAAGAACCCATGCACCCTATTACGATAGGGATAATAGGATAAACACAGGGCGTAAGAGACGTAATCACCCCTGCGAAATATACCGCTATGAATGTCCCCACTGATAAATTGCCAAGATCTATATTTAGCATACAATCTCACCTTGCCCACCCCGAGGGGGAGGCTATTTAATCTTCTCTTTACTAAATTGCTTCTCGCCTTCAGGGGATATATAAAACTTGCCGTTATTGTCTATCACTATAGTCTTATAACCCCTTTTTACCGATGCCTCATCAAAACCCTTTTCTATACCGAGCACAAAAACCGCTGTGTCCCAGGCATCGGCTTCTAAGGCGGTCGGGCTTATTACGGTGACGCTTCGGATTCCTTCCGCAGGGTAGCCTGTCTTTGGGTCTAATATATGGTGGTAACGTTTAGAACCTGTTTCTATATATTTTTCATAATCCCCGGCCGTAGAAACAGCTTCGTTTTCCGCTTCAATGATACCTACGATACCATCGCCCCGCGGGTTTTTAAGCCCTATCTTCCATTTTCTTTTTCCGTTCCTTCCAAGAGCGTAAAGCTCTCCTCCTGTATCTACAAGAGCATTCTTGATACCGTTGTTTTTTAAAACTTTTACAGCTTCATCAGCAGCATAACCGGGTATAAGGGCTCCAAAATCCAAACCTGCGCCTTTTTTCCCTGCGCTTATTTCATCGCCGTTTATTTTTATGCCGGCATCTTTTACTAAAGAAAGCAGCTTTTTTACGTCTTCCGGTTTAGGCACGACAGGGGCATCTCCGTAAAAGTTCCATAACTGCACCAGAGGATAAATAAGCGGGTCGAAAGCTCCGGAGCTCTCATCCTTAACCTTAAACGCATATCGTGCAACCTCGGCTATTTCTTTGTCATTTATAGGAACGCCATTTCGGTTAAATGAATAGAGCGGGCTTGAGGAGTTAAGGACATTAAACTTGGCGTCTATTTCTTCAAGGCGCCTAAAAGCATCATCAAGGGCTTTAGCTGTATTTTTTTCAGAAGCAGGTATTACTACTGAGCATTTAGTGTTGAAATAAAAACCCGTACGGGTTACAGGTTCTTTTGAACAGCCGAAAGAAAATACCGCAAAGGTAAATACAAAAAACAGCTTAACGGCCTGGCGAAACATCCGGCTGCCTCCTCATAAGGTTGACAAAAACCGCTGTAGTATAAGCTGCTGCGGTTTTAAACGTTCTTTTTCTGGCCCTGCTGCCTTTGGAAAAGAAGCTGAAGCGGGCTTTCAATTCCTTTAAATAAAATGGGACAGCCTTAAATGTATATAAAACCTGGCTAAGGAAGCTCTTAGTGTCTATGCCGAAAACCTCAAGAGGCAGTATAAGTTTTGAAAGAAAATAAATTAACTCTTTCTCCGGTATGGTTTTCCCGGCAACAAATGAAAGTATGAGTAGAACAACCAGTTTCGAACAGGCTGTTATTCCCTTTAAAGAACCGCTGAGAAAATCCGAGGCGCCGCCAAGGTTAACTAAAAATATAAATAACAAATAAGGAAAAGCCTTTCTTAAACTTACTGGTAAAGCTGTAAAATCTGCTCTTAATAATAAGGCTCCTATTGATGTAAAAGCAATCAGAAGGAGTTGAACCTCTAAATTACTTATAAAAAGCCCTGCAAAAAATATAAAAGTTATAGCGATAAATTTAACTACTGAGAATATAGAATAAGAAGGAGCCGATGCCCTTATTTGAGGAACTAATTCATTGTATGCTAAGTCGCCGCTCCCGTCCCCGGGACGGAGTTTTCGGCAGATCCTTTGCGCTAAAAACCCGGTTATGTAGCCTGTTATTATGGCTGCAAACAAAAGGTATGGCACTAACCCTTTTATTAAACTAACCTGGGCAAATAAATAATAAACCGCCGATACCTGGGCAAGGTTGTTGACTACCGCTCCTACGATGCTTATACCTATCAAACTGAACAGGTTTATACGTTTGTTTAAGTTGAACATAACTCCCATCGCTGCCGCACTTGCCAGGGCTCCTGAAAAACTTAATACAAAACCTGAAGACAGGAAAGTTCCAATGATGAGAGAGCTAACTATAGATCTGATAGCCGCGACATACATCCCGCTTTCGGCCCCAAACCTTACAATGGCTATTATTGTGACAAGGTTGGCAAACCCGACTTTCATTCCGGGCAAGGGCATGGGTATAAATGACTCTGTCAGCTGCAAAACGCTTGCAATCGCAGCTAAAAATCCTATTTGCAGAACACTGGAATTATAAGGTTTATTATCGAGCTCTTTAGTATGTGACAGCATCAAACCTTCCTTCATGCCCGTTTTTAATTTCAATCGTCAACTTATTAGGCACGCATACGATAGCTTCCCCAGGGCCATTGATCCACCCCCAATGCCTGCATAACCCTTTAGGGCAAGCTGAATCAGCCACATGAATACTTCCGTTAAGGACTTCAAGCTTAATAGCTCCTTTTAATCCGTTTATTTCCGTAATGCCGTTTCTAGCAAGCTGTATTTCGCTGTACAAAGAACCGTTTTGCTTTACAACCGCTGTTTGCCCGGCATAAGCGCCATTCCCTGCCAAAACCAGGAACAAGGCAGCAGAAAACACAAGCAAGATAACAAGCATATCCGCAATACGTAAACTACCGCTGTATGATGTTGGAACGCCTTCGGAAACACGCATATTATGCCTATTTGAATTTTATAGTCGTGCTTATGTATAATATCTGCGCAACGAGGTCTTTCTTCGATACAGATTGATAGATTTTTGCATGGTCCAGGTTTGAAACATGAAAATACCGCTCATACATTATATCTACAAACACACCGCTTACCGCCTGTATCTGCAGACCGGTTCCATAGAGGTACGAGGAAAAATCTGAAAG of the Candidatus Liberimonas magnetica genome contains:
- a CDS encoding FAD:protein FMN transferase; translated protein: MFRQAVKLFFVFTFAVFSFGCSKEPVTRTGFYFNTKCSVVIPASEKNTAKALDDAFRRLEEIDAKFNVLNSSSPLYSFNRNGVPINDKEIAEVARYAFKVKDESSGAFDPLIYPLVQLWNFYGDAPVVPKPEDVKKLLSLVKDAGIKINGDEISAGKKGAGLDFGALIPGYAADEAVKVLKNNGIKNALVDTGGELYALGRNGKRKWKIGLKNPRGDGIVGIIEAENEAVSTAGDYEKYIETGSKRYHHILDPKTGYPAEGIRSVTVISPTALEADAWDTAVFVLGIEKGFDEASVKRGYKTIVIDNNGKFYISPEGEKQFSKEKIK
- a CDS encoding GAF domain-containing protein, translated to MHKNHMNILIIDDNSGDVRLVSEMLKESSAQIIKIPSAGSIAEGLKLLKEVKFNAILLDLNLPDSHGFEGLNKLTALYPDLPIIMLTSQEDESTGTLALKNNAADYLSKNHLNADLLLRSIRYSIERKKKEEDFRRLNRTLLALSHSSQAIVKAKDEDSYLKEVCKIIVEDCGHTMTWIGFAEEDEAKTVRPVAFAGFEDGYLEKAGITWSDTEHGRGPTGTAIRTGEIIKCANMDQNPNFKPWRDEALKRGYSSSIVFPLKAGKKVFGAVSIYSKNEDDFSENEINLLSELASVLSYGIMVLRDKEAKNKAEKFLQWSGRYQTLLSESASKLLEAVEPQKLIQEICRNAMELLDCQFFFNFLFDEGKNRLKLNSYYGIAKEEAKKIEWLDFGVAVCGCVARDRKRIIVQDIPTTKDPRTKLVESYGVLAYCCHPLLVEDKLIGTISFGTSARKAFRQDEIFVMKAVSDLVAVAMRRKQAEDVLKRDKETIENLVKERTLALLNARFELEKARRLSDIGTLATTVAHELRNPLAAINMAAYNIKRKAQDPALESHLATIQKKVIDSNQIINNLLFYSRIKQPQYEKVNLINVLNECIESAYARHTNKSVRVNKEYGPLKEAVIKADEFQMKELFGNILNNAFDAVLNNKGEVGLSLKVEDNSVFVVIKDNGVGIAKDALDKVFDPFFSTKARGTGIGLSISKQIVELHHGEIKINSKEGEGTSVCITLPN
- a CDS encoding NusG domain II-containing protein, which translates into the protein MRVSEGVPTSYSGSLRIADMLVILLVFSAALFLVLAGNGAYAGQTAVVKQNGSLYSEIQLARNGITEINGLKGAIKLEVLNGSIHVADSACPKGLCRHWGWINGPGEAIVCVPNKLTIEIKNGHEGRFDAVTY
- a CDS encoding sulfite exporter TauE/SafE family protein, whose protein sequence is MLNIDLGNLSVGTFIAVYFAGVITSLTPCVYPIIPIVIGCMGSFSGSVGARIRGAVFYVVGLALVYTALGMIAALTGKMFGSLTTNPYVYLGFGIMVLALGGNMMDWYYIPLPGLGGSTAVNDKPSFFTPFFMGVSSGLVASPCTAPVLGGLLLLVATKKAIISGGLLLFMFSLGMSTLLLVLGFSCSFLAFLPKSGNWMVKIKKALALLLIAGGIYFIFKAGQLY
- the gspE gene encoding type II secretion system ATPase GspE, encoding MKTEQIGQILLKDKKITEKELSSVLSEQKKSGERLGKLLIKHGHAKEKDILEALSRQFNIPVEDISRLKIDVTLAEKVPAKFAYRHKIAPVNQENGVLTVAVTDPLNLHALDDLRLILECGIRPVLCPEADILKSLKTIYGVGGQTIEELADKETKTISGGPLHLEEVKTLAETNTGDASIINFVNQLICEAHQDRATDIHLEPFEDDLIVRYRIDGILHEIPTPASLKTFQSSITSRIKIMADMNIAEKRLPQDGRIQFNINGETVDIRVSTLPILHGESIDLRILPRGQMFIGLGELGLSKEYLTAIEKLIKKPHGIILATGPTGHGKTTTLYACLSKINFPDKKIITVEDPIEYQLKGVNQVPVNSKIGLSFANGLRSILRQDPDVIMVGEIRDQETAEIAIRASLTGHLVFSTLHTNDSAGAVTRLVDMGIEPYLVSSSVEAVLAQRLIRLVCPKCKVQDTSDKDFLTKLGFRDIERNTIIYKASKGCDECRHTGYKGRTGIYELMLLDDDLRRLVLEKTSAGNIRKEALKKNMKTLRDDGFRKILAGLTTIEEVLRVTQEENF
- a CDS encoding response regulator; its protein translation is MNGNHVMPIEILLVEDNPGDIRLTTEALKEQKLYNNLHVVTDGVEAIAFLKKEGKYSKVPRPDLILLDLNLPKKDGREVLKEIKTDDSLKSIPVVVLTVSKSEEDILKSYNLHANCYISKPVDLTQFMKVAKSVQEFWFTMVKLPPKL
- a CDS encoding Gx transporter family protein, which gives rise to MKLKTGMKEGLMLSHTKELDNKPYNSSVLQIGFLAAIASVLQLTESFIPMPLPGMKVGFANLVTIIAIVRFGAESGMYVAAIRSIVSSLIIGTFLSSGFVLSFSGALASAAAMGVMFNLNKRINLFSLIGISIVGAVVNNLAQVSAVYYLFAQVSLIKGLVPYLLFAAIITGYITGFLAQRICRKLRPGDGSGDLAYNELVPQIRASAPSYSIFSVVKFIAITFIFFAGLFISNLEVQLLLIAFTSIGALLLRADFTALPVSLRKAFPYLLFIFLVNLGGASDFLSGSLKGITACSKLVVLLILSFVAGKTIPEKELIYFLSKLILPLEVFGIDTKSFLSQVLYTFKAVPFYLKELKARFSFFSKGSRARKRTFKTAAAYTTAVFVNLMRRQPDVSPGR
- a CDS encoding endonuclease domain-containing protein translates to MKRNNIERSRHLRKNQTEGEMKLWSVLRNRSLEGAKFRRQFSVGRYILDFYSPEYKLAIEADGGQHYDEINKKRDERRGKELDQIGIRVLRFSNTDILNNIDGVCKVIIENIK
- a CDS encoding HAMP domain-containing protein; translation: MLIRSKLIILFLAVTLIPIFFISALTFHNYKDSIERVRLAQLQDVAAFKADKIDSYFKSLKSNIEISHGFYNIKVNLPVLSRLSGLVKNKEYVASKTMLDGQLRQMTSVLGLIDIMLVNPEGKVVYSSNPEHYTKDVLNPLVGDSQKAFDEGKKGVFFSDVFLDKAEGNKFAMLVTAPAFDFKNVFIGVIAFEVDMSDIYKLIDDRTGLGITGETLIGKRIDNDVIYLNPIRHEPEAALKKHIPLGGEAGGPIQEAVQGRDGSGQLIDYRGKKVIAAWRPIPALDWGMVAKIDAEEAFSDVTHLKLLVVIIAVIIAVLSGIMAFSIAQSISRPINSLSKGAEIVGNGNLDYRVGTSLKDEIGQLSRTFDKMTSDLKNTLASRNELNAEIEMRKQTELDLKRSNENLEQFAYVASHDLQEPLRMMASYSELLERRYKNKLDADADEFIAYIVNGAKRMQKLINDLLAYSRIGRGEKTYVEIDTESVLERVLEIMAKTIQESKAVITHDKLPVVFGNESNFIQLFQNLIGNAIKFRGEDSPQIHVAAKKEPGEWLFSVKDNGIGIEPQYKDRIFLIFQRLHGRDKYPGTGIGLSICKKIVETEGGRIWLDSEQGKGTTFYFTVPISSKFPLPLGERAGVRG